One genomic window of Solanum stenotomum isolate F172 chromosome 9, ASM1918654v1, whole genome shotgun sequence includes the following:
- the LOC125876651 gene encoding BTB/POZ domain-containing protein At2g24240: MGIQKDRVKFNVGGRIFETTATTLANAGRNSLFGAMFDDEWNLNSDATIIEHFIDRNPNCFSVLLDLLRTGDLYLPQNLPEKLLYREALFYGLLDHVRSAKWGPFDGNRLRLARSVTGQAPGDGTAIRAGPDGGCCVAHGSMVHVYDWMMEEHPPINLDYQRVNDAGWLDSENIVLSACERLGKGDGGMGLFSASTGELRYKFNVKHENQVKSYTAGALSFSSDYKLFSSCKGRSNEYGIGVWDQVTGKQIDFFYEPPGWSLGDADKLQWLHGTNCLLVATLFPRKDNCYISLLDFRDKSMVWSWSDIGTPITDERRVRDAIAMEETSSICVVNEYEDLGFMDLRRNAGSVRWSSRSRLMKGKMPDEPCYPKLALHDGQLFSSMNDCISVFCGPDWVLTSRLRRSYGGSICDFSIGGDRLFALHSEENVFDIWETSPPPII, translated from the coding sequence ATGGGGATTCAGAAAGACAGAGTGAAATTTAATGTTGGTGGTAGAATTTTCGAAACTACAGCAACAACCTTAGCTAATGCTGGTCGAAATTCTCTATTTGGAGCTATGTTTGATGATGAATGGAACTTGAATTCTGATGCCACAATCATTGAACATTTCATTGATAGAAACCCTAATTGTTTCTCAGTCCTTCTTGATTTGCTTAGAACAGGGGATCTTTATTTACCTCAAAATCTTCCTGAAAAGTTGTTGTATAGAGAGGCTTTGTTTTATGGTCTTTTAGATCATGTCAGGTCAGCTAAATGGGGTccatttgatggaaacaggCTCCGTCTGGCCCGTTCAGTAACGGGCCAGGCTCCTGGTGATGGCACTGCCATCCGGGCTGGCCCGGATGGCGGGTGTTGTGTGGCTCATGGTAGTATGGTTCATGTGTATGATTGGATGATGGAGGAACATCCTCCTATTAATCTTGATTATCAAAGGGTGAATGATGCTGGTTGGCTTGATTCTGAGAATATTGTGTTGAGTGCTTGTGAAAGATTAGGTAAAGGGGATGGGGGTATGGGGTTGTTTAGTGCATCAACTGGGGAGCTAAGGTATAAATTTAATGTCAAACATGAAAATCAAGTCAAGAGTTATACTGCTGGCGCGCTTAGTTTTAGTTCAGATTATAAGTTGTTTTCTAGTTGTAAAGGTAGAAGTAATGAGTATGGTATTGGTGTATGGGATCAAGTAACTGGGAAACAGATTGATTTTTTCTACGAGCCGCCCGGTTGGTCACTTGGTGATGCTGATAAGTTACAATGGTTACATGGTACAAACTGTTTGTTAGTTGCTACTTTGTTTCCAAGGAAGGATAATTGTTACATTAGTTTGTTGGATTTTAGGGATAAAAGTATGGTTTGGTCATGGTCTGATATTGGCACGCCTATAACTGACGAGAGGAGAGTTAGGGACGCGATAGCAATGGAGGAAACGAGTTCAATATGTGTCGTGAACGAGTATGAAGATTTGGGGTTTATGGATTTGAGGAGGAATGCTGGAAGTGTAAGGTGGAGTTCAAGAAGCAGGCTGATGAAAGGGAAAATGCCGGATGAGCCATGTTATCCTAAACTAGCATTGCACGACGGACAGTTGTTCTCATCGATGAATGACTGCATCTCTGTGTTCTGTGGCCCTGATTGGGTACTTACATCAAGGCTTCGACGAAGCTATGGTGGTTCCATTTGTGATTTCTCTATTGGTGGTGACCGTCTTTTCGCTCTTCATAGCGAGGAAAATGTGTTTGATATATGGGAGACATCACCTCCACcaattatatga
- the LOC125876173 gene encoding omega-6 fatty acid desaturase, chloroplastic, with translation MACSVANSGFLFLASKKRSVHSTRIGQIASTGTYCLKWESLPQISSKQKGCLIYSRKKNVIQAVAVPIAPAPLDSAEERKQLSEKYGFRQIGEPLPDNVTMRDITESLPKKVFEIDDGKALKSVLISVTSYTLGLFMIAKAPWYLLPLAWAWTGTAVTGFFVIGHDCAHKSFSKNKLLEDIVGTLAFLPLIYPYEPWRFKHDRHHAKTNMLHEDTAWQPVWKEEFDSVPALRKAIILGYGPIRPWMSVAHWWLCHFNLSKFRPNEIDRVKISLGCVFAFMAIGWPLIIWKTGIIGWIKFWLMPWLGYHFWMSTFTMVHHTAPHIPFKTSDEWNAAQAQLNGTVHCDYPSWIEVLCHDINVHIPHHISPRIPSYNLRAAHQSLQENWGKYLNEASWNWRLMKTILTVCHVYDKERNYVAFDEVVPEEAQPITFLKKVMPDYA, from the exons ATGGCTTGCAGTGTTGCAAACTCTGGTTTCCTGTTCTTG GCTTCCAAGAAAAGATCAGTTCATAGCACTAGAATTGGGCAAATTGCTTCTACAG GAACATATTGTTTAAAGTGGGAAAGTCTACCTCAGATAAGCTCGAAACAGAAAGGCTGCTTAATTTACTCgagaaagaaaaatgttatACAAGCTGTTGCAGTTCCGATAGCACCTGCACCCTTAGACTCTGCAGAGGAGAGAAAACAATTAAGTGAAAAATATGGTTTTAGACAAATTGGAGAACCACTACCTGATAACGTCACAATGAGAGATATTACTGAGTCACTACCAAAGAAG GTATTCGAGATTGACGATGGAAAGGCATTGAAGTCAGTTTTGATATCAGTAACTTCATACACACTGGGGCTCTTCATGATTGCCAAAGCTCCATGGTACCTACTTCCCCTGGCCTGGGCTTGGACAGGAACAGCAGTTACAGGG TTCTTTGTAATAGGACATGATTGCGCTCACAAATCCTTCTCAAAGAACAAATTATTGGAAGATATTGTTGGAACACTAGCCTTTTTGCCATTGATATATCCCTATGAGCCATGGAGATTCAAGCATGATCGGCATCACGCAAAAACAAACAT GTTGCACGAAGACACAGCTTGGCAGCCTGTTTGGAAGGAGGAGTTCGATTCAGTCCCTGCTCTGAGGAAGGCAATTATATTAGGTTACGGCCCTATTCGACCTTGGATGTCTGTAGCTCACTG GTGGCTCTGTCATTTCAATTTGAGTAAGTTCAGACCAAATGAAATTGACAGGGTGAAAATAAGTTTGGGTTGCGTCTTTGCTTTTATGGCAATTGGCTGGCCACTGATAATCTGGAAAACAGGGATTATTGGATGGATCAAATTCTGGTTAATGCCATGGTTGGGTTATCATTTTTGG ATGAGTACTTTTACGATGGTTCATCATACGGCACCCCACATACCCTTCAAAACTTCTGATGAGTGGAATGCCGCTCAGGCCCAGCTGAATGGCACAGTTCACTGTGACTATCCTAGTTG GATTGAGGTTCTTTGTCATGATATCAATGTTCATATTCCCCACCACATATCCCCCAGAATACCAAGTTATAATTTACGGGCAGCTCATCAATCTCTCCAAGAGAATTGGGGAAAG TACCTGAACGAGGCTTCATGGAACTGGCGTCTAATGAAGACAATACTGACAGTATGCCATGTCTATGATAAGGAGCGGAATTATGTTGCATTTGATGAAGTTGTCCCTGAAGAAGCCCAGCCAATCACATTCCTTAAAAAAGTAATGCCAGACTACGCTTGA